The window GGGCGCCATAAACATACAACTGTGAATCTTTTAAATCGAATTAATAATAGCTTGTCTTCATTAGGGAATCAAATAATCCCATCAAAGCCTCAGTTGTCATGACAGTGATGCAGGTGAGAGAAACCAACAAAGGATTTACTCCATTGATCAAGACCGCCGCTTGTGGAGGCTGAATAGCCTCACAGAAAGGAGGCCATTATGTCTCCACAGCCCTCTGAACCGACCACCTTTGATCCACTGGACCTGCGTCTGAACAGCATGTAAAACACGAGGACAGGTCACGATTGCACCTGTGCTGAAACCCGAACACACCCTTTCACTTTCCTCCGGACAGTGTGGGAGTGCACGAGGCAGGTTTATTCATGTAGCGCCCTTCAGACAGGAGGCAGCGCTCAACCAGACAAGTAATTACAGGACTTTTTAGGTTGTGTAGCAGACAAAATGTAGCTTTGTCAGACTTGTCAACTAGAATCTAATTTTGTTGAGCGTTCGGAGATGCCAGTAGAGCTTTATGCACATGTAACTGATCATTCCTGTCCTCTCTTGACTTACCAATATGGTTCCTTACACATGGATATCAGGGGTGCCTAAACCCCTCAAAGGCAGCACCCTGCCCTCCCTGGCCCAGGCGAATCTGGTTGGATCACAGCCACCAGAACTGGGTTTCACGACCAGTTTTGATATAATATATTCCTGTTGAATTGCAATTCCCTGCCAATTATAGAGCCTCACACACCAGATGAATTCAACTTTTATTGAGACAAATCTACAGTGTTTGGACGCCGTGAAGGATGTCAtttgtacagcagcagcaggcagaagaCGGTCCTCTGCGATACTGAGGATACCATACAGATATAGAATGCAGAAAGCAAACAGCAAGATACAAACAGTAGAGTACAAACTTCTGCTGGAGACAACATTAATTATATTTCAGGTTGTTTTATCTATGAATATCTGAGTGCCGCCACATGTTGGGGCAAATTTTACAACTGTCTTGGTACTTTAAAAGCTTTGGTGACGATAAGAAGTCCTTTCAAAGGCAAAACCGCCCCGATGTCTCAGCTTCACAAAGGCAAATATTAACCACTACACTGATAACTCATAAGTTAAATTTGACATCTTGATTTTCAGAACGTAATTAAGAAACCCTAAATTCTGTCTACATTCCATTTGGaggtaaagagagagagcaaagtttAAAGTTTGGGGCTTGGACGAAAAATTTAGGCCAACAAGAAGTTCTTCTGCAGAGACATCAATCCTTGCCCACCTCACTAGTTTGGGTTACGAGCAAAGACCTCACAAACAGCCCAACTCCCACGTGCGTCAAACAGCCGTGCTTGTTGGAGCTCCTCTGAGAAGGACAGGGTGTACGGCCTGGTAACATACATCAGCAGAGTAACCCCGCTGTTCAGCAGGCTGCCCTCATATCAGAACACCTCAGCcagagctggagactctcagcaCACTCAGCACTAGAGAATCGGCCACACAGAATGTGGAGCCGCCCGAGCGGAACAAATGAACTGAGATAAATATGAGGGCAGCCAGCTAAACAAGCAGGGTTTAACCTCAGCAGCCAGACTGGTTGATGTTGCCACCAGAGCTCTTGGTCACTTCCATAGTGGTGAAAATCTGCAGAGCGAAAAACGTATTTAACAATATTGACAGACCaagttatttttacatttttcatcaTTGTGGTAAATAAGTGAGTCAATAAAACTTTGCTGTTGAGCTCATAATCATGTTTTCTGTACAGATACCCTCCTCTATTTGAGTGTTTATTCATTTAAGAGCACCGAAAGTTTATATCTATTTAAACATCTTTAGGAATCACGAgtgaaaaatcacattttcagtCTGAAATTTAAAGGGAACAAGAGAGTTTAAGTGGCCTCACTTCAGCGCAGGTGGGATGGATGCCGATGGTACCATCCAGCTGCTCCTTGGTCGCCCCGCACTTCATAGCTGCACTGAAGCCTTGAGTCACCTCGCCGGCATTTGGACCCAGGTAGTGGAACCCAATAACTCGGTCCTGCGGCGCGCCGGCGTCACAGCAGAAAACATCATTGATCAGACACGAGGCTTCAAAAAACCCGGCTCTATCAGATCAGAACCGGCGAGAACTGTGAAACGATCTTACGTTGTCTAGTTTATTGCAGATGATCTTGGCGTAGCATTTGTTGTTGTCTCTGCTCGGCACGGTGAACTCCAGAGGCCAGAACAGTGTGTGGAACACCTAAATAAACGATAATATTAAAAGACAACAAACCTTTTTAACCAGCAGAATTTGCCTTCATCTTATTTGGGTTCgttttaaaattcaaaaggtGGCTCTAAATATTTGCAAGCGCCTGCCCAACTCGGATCGTTTGACATGTGTTTGACAACAGTGATGGATTAGTCAATGTTGCATCGCAGCAGCTGCTCATGCGTGCACGTTACCTCGATGTTTTCCTGACCATAAAGCCCCACGGCTCTCTCCTCAGACAGTCCACAAGCACCATACTCCATAGGGGTGAAGACAGTGGTCGGAACGTTGACGTAGTCACACTGCGAACAAACAAGCATCTCCAGAGTCCATCGCTGCTTTATCGTAAACGTCCTGCCATACATGCATTCCTTATGTCCAATTCAGAGCGGGATTCGGTTCACTATACATTCATGCTGCGGCTCGGTTCTGCTCCATCTACCTTGGCTTTGGAGCCGCCATACAGACGTCGTGCCAACAGCTTCCCAGCCTGGATGGCCACAGGCGTCAGCTCCCACTTGTCTTGCAGAATGTCTCCAATGGCGTAGATGTGGGGCACATTGGTTTGCTCCTCATCATTCACTGGGATTTTTCCATTTCTGCAGATCCACAGAGGTCAGTGACACTCTAAACATTTAGATTTTGTGGCTTTTTGTGGGGAAAACTACTTTTTTGCCCCGTAGCATCCATTCTAAAACATAAATGAAGATAACTGCTTCTTCAAAGACCAGTACGCTCGTGTTTACAGCACAGTGTTGCATACAGAATTACAATAaagagggtcaaaggtcatgagaTAGAGGGAAAAGCAGGTTGTCACAATGCCCATTCTTCCACaatgtgaggagcagaaaaAACTAATCGTAGTTAACCGAGTAGCCTTCTGACTGTTGTTAAGCTTAATTTAAATACAACTTGGGTCACAAGACTGGATCATATGATTCACTCAGCACTCTTCTAAGCTGCCTTCATGCTGTCTTAATCCCTGCAGGTCCAACAGGATGCCTCAGGCCTTCATCGAGGAGGGGAATAGTTCCAGAAAGATTATACAATTATACAGTCAACTGTAAAACACAGGccaatgggtttttttttccatttagaCACCCGACACCATTAAAATGCAGCTAATGCATTGTAGGGGGGGTCCTGTTGATAGCATCCTCCACATGTCAGCAAGTCCCACAACAATTTCGCAGCACCCCTGCAGAGATCCGTGCCACAGCAATAACTGCTGAATCACCCTGACTCTTCCACAAGTCTTAAAGGGACAGTGCACGCAATTCTGAGGACAAAACATGGAGATCTAAAGAGATTCTAAGCTTACTTGGGGTTGACTTTGACCCCCACTTTGTCCAAGCCAATCTTGTCCGTGCAGGCATCCCGCCCCACAGCAATTAATACCTGAAGGAAAAAGAGATATattatgtttaattaaaatcaaaagtAAATAAGTGTCATAAATATGATTCACTTAGACCAAAATACAAGGGCTCAAACTGGTAAGTGACCAACTAGATCATGTAGACGTTCTTAATGGTGGTCAGGTCATGTGATCATTTGTtgtgaaagagaaaaaaccaaaaccataaAATACCATTTCCCCATAATTATTACTATTAGAATTAACCTCTTTTGGTTTTTAGCTTGAACACTTAAAAACAGCTGTTCTGATGCTAAAGTAGCATGAAAGTGGCAGATATGCCAATAGGGCGAGCAGATGTGGCCGGGCTGATTAGTACTTACAGTGTTGTACTCCCCCTCGATGACTTCCTCAGAACCTGTGGACTTGGCCGTCACCTTCAGCCTGCCAGGAGTTCCTGCTTCCAGTTCTTCGATCTGTCAGACCAACAGAAAGGTTCAAGCCTTTCAAAAGAACACAAGCACCCACTGCAGATACCCAGCATGCTTCACTCCGACAGCGTTTCAGTTCCGACCCACCTTTGTGGGGACGTATTCGCGGAGGAACTTTACTCCATGCTCCTCCATATATTCTCCAGCACGATTGGCCATGTCCTGGTCAAAGCCCCTCAGCAGAATGGACCGAACCATGACGGTGACATCGAGACCCAGGCCAGCGAGGAACCCCCCGCACTCCAGAGCCACGTAAGATGCCCCGATCACCAGGGTCTTTCCCGGGCAGTAAGGCAACGAGAACAGGTCATCACTAGACAGGGGGGTCGTAGAGAACACGAGTAAAAGGTGAGGTTTCAGTACTCTGGAGATTAATGTCACTCTAGAATCAGTGTTAATGTGTTCTCACCtggtgatgcagtgctcctTGTCCCCAGGGATGTTCAGGTAACGTGGCCTCTCACCAGTGGCCAAGACAAACCTTGCTGCCGTGTAAAACGTCTCCTTCCCTCGCTTGTTTGTTGTCTGTCCACAGGAAAACAGTGATAAATAGTTAGATAGTTAACAGCTATTGCTACAAGTGCACCAAATGAAGCAGAACTTTGTTTTTACTGATCTTCCCAGTGACTGACCTTGATTTTGTGTGGATCAATAAACTCGGCATAGGCATTAACATAGTCCACCTTCTTATCTCTCAGAGCAACCCTGTAGTTCCAGTTCAGCGAGCCAATGTAGTTATTTATCGCCTCTTTCATGGTCTCCCAGTTGTGTTTGACTACGCAGACAGATTACCGATTAATCAAGTGGATTTTTACTTCTGTGACATCCCAGGGGGAAAACTGGATCCCTCACCCGTCTCATCGAACTCCCAGCCGAACTTGCGGGCATCCTGGATGGCCGTGCGCAGCAGAGCCGTCTGGTGCATCAGCTTCTTTGGAATGCAGCCAACGTTGACACAAGTTCCACCAAGACCTGATCGCCATAAGGAAGTGACCATGAGCCAGCAGGAAAAAAACGTCCAATAAATACAAGAGCGTTACAGTAAGTGGAGGGACCGTACCCCAGGACGTTCCTTTGGGTGTGGGCACGACATAGTCCAGGACCATGACCTTCTTTCCCAATAGAGCCGCTtcctgttgggaaaaaaaaggtagGTGCGGTTGACGATTACAACAGTATCTTCAGTTGCATATCGACTGTTTGAACCAAGACATTGCacaactggaaaaaaaagaaaaaaaaagaaacaaggattcaatgctgcttttgttgcgGTAAACTTCTGTTACCTTTGAGCAAGCAAGACCTCCAGATCCTCCCCCAATCACAATGAGATCATAGTCATAGGATTCATTCTGTCCGTTTAGCAACTGCTGCAGGCTGCCGTCTTTATGAGCCTAAACGTAAAAACAGTGGTAGGTTGGCGGTCGTGTACATCGACTGTGTTGTCAGGGCGTTACAGGGTGAGATTGTCGGCACCTGCAGGGTTTTGTCACAGCCACCGACGTGGGTCTTGTTGATGAAGACATTAGGAACACTTTTCTGCCCAGTCATCTCGAGCAGCATCTCCTGGTAGTTGGTTCCATCCTCTAAACAAAAGCATCAAGGGTGAAGACAAACGCCTATTTAAGTTCCATCTGGTAATATTTGAACGGTTCCCTCGGCACCAGTTTGTTTTGGACGTAGAGGAAGAGCTCGGTAAATAAATGACAAGCACCACAAAAGCAGAGGGTGAAATATTTAAACAAGCCTTTGTGTTCTGTGGGGAAACCCTCGTCTCTGCATCTACAGACCAGTCATTCAGCACAAACTCCTTATAACACTACAGACACCTTTTAGGTTTAGAATTTGGCCTCTGAGCAGGAAGGTTGGGTTTTGTTATGAAGTCACACCGGCCAAGATAGAGACGCTGGGTGACTCAGCAAGTTTTGTGGCGCTGCAACAGGTTACTTTAAATTACAGCCATAATAGTCAACGCTCCATATTTACATTGTATCAAGGACATGACTAGTTATAGTCATTTAAAACATGACCAATgaactttatttcttttaaccCTTCCTGTTGTCCTCCCCACTACTCACGGATCCTGATTCACCATGACTAAAGTACATCGGAATACAAAACATCGATGATTCATTTCAACCAAGCGAAACATCCAGCAAATGTATGGAGGCAAAATAAAGCCCTTACAGACCTAATAGAGTACTTTTATTAGAATAAACCTGACTGAAGTCGTGACCAAAGTACCAGGGGTTGAATGAGGAGATTCTGTAAAAAAATGAGTGATAAGATAGAATAATCTTACCTATCAGATCCAACTCCACCACGTTACActccacctgcagctctttGAACAAGTCTTTGACCTGACAACACACAGACATTGGTGCCATGAATAATTCACATCAAATCTGAATGCAAAAGAAACACATGCACATAAATGCCCCCCCACAAATGTGCGCAGCTTTTAATCAGTTATTAAAAAGCTGCAAGTTGATCGTGGACTCAATCATTTCTGCAAGCTGCTTCTCTTCTCTGCGGTTAGCTCTGGGTTTTTAAATGTTCATCTTAGATGGATGAGTGATGAAAGCCATCTAGCGAGCAttaaatggagtgaatgtgtcGGTCGCAGCAAGGACAAAATCAGCAATTAGACCGAGCCCATCTTCGCGGGACCGGATGGAAGTTTCCCCTGAGCAAACCCGAAAGCTCGACGGCAAAATGACCTTACCTTCACGCAGTATGGACAGTAGCTTTTACTGAAAACCATCACTTGGTTGGAGTCGATAAGTTGCTGTATTCGAGATTTGAGATCATTTTTCCCGGATTCGTTTTCGATGGGAGGCATTTTGAAGATAACTCCACCTGCCTACAGAGGCATGCGTCGAAAGATGGGTGATTAGAAGGGGTAAAAACCCGCTGACGCCACAGCAACGCTCTTTTAACGAGTGTGTCAAGAGCTTTCTAGAAGAAAACACTAGAAGGCAACTTGTCAGCGTCCAGTGTCGGCACCTAATCTACCCACCCCGCCAAACTAGTTCTTGCCTCACTTCTGTCGGTGCGCTCGTTTACAGACACCTCGTCCACCCAAACGGCCCATTGTTCGACGGCGACGACAGGAAGTGCACCGCCCGCGCGGTTAACGCCGTATATCGAAACGCACACACCTCGAAGACGTAATATGGGTGCCTTTTGATATGCCATAAAACTAGAAGAAACTTAATCTACtaattttttaattaaatacttCAAacgattttttttattccaaacGTGCGTTTTTATGAGATGTACTCGCAATATCCAGGAGGATATTATGTTAGGTGGGTCTTGCGAGCAATATGACATAAATATAACACAAACATTGCAACGAAAATTAAGAGATTATTTTAACCTTAGATCAAAACAGAAGAGGAAAGTAGTTGCAAAGATGGAAACAATCCTTTTCTCTGATTTCCGCTGTCTACTTTTCGCGAATGATTATTTAGCAACTGTCGGTTTTTAGCGCCATCTAGTGGGAAATTATCCCAATAGATTGTTCGCGATAAATTTTGAAAATAGATTTGTCTTTATTCTATTTACTTGTGATTCTTGGTATTTCCACAGCCCAACTGCATCATAAAGAACTGCAGAGTGTTAAACTGTACATCCCACCGACAACACTTGCTCTGAATAGTGATTTTATATCTACATTAGGTGTATCAGTGTTGCCAAATTCTTCTGTTGATAATCACGATAAATATTCAAATCAATGGGTTCGTTGGTCGTCTGTTGATTGTATTTGTCAAATAATATTAACaccattattttttaattaccaAACACACCAGCTTTCCGTTAGACCACCCAGTAAATCGCAATAATCCACTTTTACGCATCAGTAGGTGGCAGTATAACATGTCATTTCTGAGGCTGCATGACAGCAACAAACTTTGACGTGACTTCGTTGGGAattcatttattctttattaCGTTCCGTGTTTATGTCACACGGCTGAATCCGGTAAGTGAACGCATCGCCATAAAACGCAATCCGTGCACATCCTTTCCAGGTGAGCGTCGTTAGATTCCCCTTCATTCTTCTTCAAACCTGTGACGCACGGCAGGATTGCACGCCTCAGAAACGT is drawn from Takifugu rubripes chromosome 19, fTakRub1.2, whole genome shotgun sequence and contains these coding sequences:
- the txnrd3 gene encoding thioredoxin reductase 3; amino-acid sequence: MPPIENESGKNDLKSRIQQLIDSNQVMVFSKSYCPYCVKVKDLFKELQVECNVVELDLIEDGTNYQEMLLEMTGQKSVPNVFINKTHVGGCDKTLQAHKDGSLQQLLNGQNESYDYDLIVIGGGSGGLACSKEAALLGKKVMVLDYVVPTPKGTSWGLGGTCVNVGCIPKKLMHQTALLRTAIQDARKFGWEFDETVKHNWETMKEAINNYIGSLNWNYRVALRDKKVDYVNAYAEFIDPHKIKTTNKRGKETFYTAARFVLATGERPRYLNIPGDKEHCITSDDLFSLPYCPGKTLVIGASYVALECGGFLAGLGLDVTVMVRSILLRGFDQDMANRAGEYMEEHGVKFLREYVPTKIEELEAGTPGRLKVTAKSTGSEEVIEGEYNTVLIAVGRDACTDKIGLDKVGVKVNPKNGKIPVNDEEQTNVPHIYAIGDILQDKWELTPVAIQAGKLLARRLYGGSKAKCDYVNVPTTVFTPMEYGACGLSEERAVGLYGQENIEVFHTLFWPLEFTVPSRDNNKCYAKIICNKLDNDRVIGFHYLGPNAGEVTQGFSAAMKCGATKEQLDGTIGIHPTCAEIFTTMEVTKSSGGNINQSGC